In Verrucomicrobiales bacterium, a single window of DNA contains:
- a CDS encoding aminoglycoside phosphotransferase family protein encodes MNPEERNRLQRIGRQFQIEGEFHEAHRIKVGHINETFAVTYFHEGRTVRYVHQTLNTEVFKEPVPLMNNVLRVTEHIRERLLEEGTTDVDRRALRVIRARDGRPYFLDHEGHFWRTFLFVERVRTFEAAETPTQAFQAAQAFGHFQSLLSDLSCDDLAVTIPDFHHTRKRFQKLQQAIAKDECDRAAEATKEIAFAMKQDAMVDVLLNAHARGEIPERITHNDTKFNNVMLDQESGEAMCVVDLDTVMPGLVLYDFGDMVRTTTSRTAEDETYLDRVELEMPFFEQLARGYVESTRSFLTPQEKSYLVVSGALITFTIGIRFLTDFLEGDHYFRVHRPDHNLVRCRKQFKLVESIQQKSEEMQAFVDRL; translated from the coding sequence ATGAATCCAGAAGAGCGTAACCGGCTGCAGCGGATCGGCCGTCAGTTTCAGATTGAGGGTGAGTTCCATGAAGCCCATCGGATCAAGGTGGGGCACATCAATGAAACCTTCGCGGTGACTTATTTTCATGAGGGGCGCACGGTTCGATACGTGCATCAGACCCTGAACACGGAGGTGTTCAAGGAGCCGGTACCGTTGATGAACAATGTGCTTCGCGTGACCGAGCATATCCGGGAGCGGCTGCTGGAGGAGGGGACCACGGATGTGGATCGGCGCGCACTCCGAGTCATCCGCGCGCGGGATGGTCGGCCCTACTTCCTCGATCACGAGGGGCATTTTTGGCGCACCTTTCTGTTCGTGGAGCGCGTCCGCACTTTTGAGGCGGCGGAGACTCCGACTCAGGCGTTCCAGGCGGCTCAAGCCTTTGGTCATTTCCAGAGTTTGCTCAGCGATTTGTCGTGCGATGACCTCGCGGTCACCATTCCGGACTTTCATCATACCCGGAAGCGATTTCAGAAACTTCAGCAAGCCATTGCGAAGGATGAATGCGATCGGGCCGCGGAGGCCACCAAGGAGATTGCGTTTGCCATGAAGCAAGACGCCATGGTGGATGTCTTGCTGAATGCGCATGCCCGGGGTGAGATCCCCGAACGGATTACCCACAACGACACGAAGTTCAACAACGTGATGCTCGACCAGGAGTCGGGTGAGGCGATGTGCGTGGTGGATTTGGATACCGTCATGCCCGGATTGGTGCTCTATGACTTCGGTGATATGGTTCGCACCACCACCAGCCGGACAGCCGAGGACGAGACCTATCTGGATCGGGTGGAGTTGGAGATGCCGTTCTTCGAGCAGTTGGCCCGTGGTTACGTGGAGTCGACGCGTTCCTTCCTGACCCCGCAGGAGAAATCTTATCTCGTGGTTTCGGGAGCCTTGATCACGTTTACCATCGGAATTCGCTTCCTGACCGATTTTCTGGAAGGGGATCATTACTTCCGAGTGCATCGTCCGGATCACAACCTGGTGCGGTGTCGGAAACAGTTTAAGCTGGTGGAATCGATTCAGCAGAAGTCTGAGGAGATGCAGGCTTTCGTGGACCGGCTCTAA